The following nucleotide sequence is from Synchiropus splendidus isolate RoL2022-P1 chromosome 1, RoL_Sspl_1.0, whole genome shotgun sequence.
CTGGACAGCCTTCTTtaacaacaccaaaaacaacaggacCACCCTCAGAAACAACTAGAGCGATTACTCTCCCTCCTACAGAGACTGCACCAGGGCCTGGACAGCCATCAGGCACAACACCACTGACATCAGGCACTCAACAGACTATTGCAACTACTACAGCCCCTACAGAACCAGGACAGCCATCTGGGACAACAGTGGGATCAACACCGCCAGGACCAGGACAACCATCTGGAACCACAGCAGGAACAACAGCTCCACCATCAGGGCCAGGACAACCTTCTGGAACAACAGCAAAGACAACAGCACCCCCCACTGGTCCAGGACAACCTTCAAGATCAACAGCCACTCCATCTGAAACAGAACGACCCGTTACAACTCCAGCTCTACCAACAGTATCACCTGGGCCACCATCACCCACAACAGAAATGACCACAACACAACCATCAGGCTCAGCGCAACCGTCTGGGACAACTGTGGGAACAACACCCCTCCCATTAataacagcaccatctagtacACCGGAAACGCCATTAAAATCGGGACCCTGCACAGAATGTTATTGTGGCCCAAGAATGGATCCTGAGACAGGGCTTAATATAATCTCATGCCAGCCTATTGTCTGTGACACGACCTGCGCTGAGGTATGCCCTCGTCTTTTTCCCTTGCACACATCCTGCGCACAAACACAAATCGCTGCCATGACGTCAGATCTCTTAGTGTAGAGACAGAGTAGTTGCTATCTCATGACAATATCAGGTATTGAGGCCATTACGTTCCAGTTATAAGTGTCCAACTAGACTTACAGCATCACAATAAGACTTGGTACTGGGAACGACACTTCACCCAAAATTTGCTAAGTCGGAATTTAAAATGCCCAAGTCATAAAGATGTATTTTCCTTTCATATCAAGAGTActtattcttctttccttccAGGGTTATGAGTATGAACCTGATCCAGTCATGTGCTGTGGAAAGTGTGTCCAGAAGAGCTGTGTTGTTACTGCACCAGATAATTCTACACTCTTCATTCGGGTACGCACTGAAACCTCTGTACTTCATACCAAACCCCTTTGTCATTCAGACATATATCTCGATACATTTCATCAACTTGTGCTTCTCCACAGGTCAACGAAACGTATGTTTCCCCTGATGATCCATGTGTCAAATACACTTGTGATAAGATCGGTGATACACTGATGACGACTGAGATTGTCAAGTCCTGTCCACCCTTCAACCCTGATGACTGTGAACCTGTGAGTTGGTCTCACTAAGTTAATGCCGGGAATTCTCTGTctaatccctttttttttttcttttgtctgtccAGGGCACAGAGACGACTGATGCTGACGGATGCTGCAAGTCTTGTAAGTCACTAGCCACACTGGACTTGTCAAAGTTCACAAATCTAGAGCATTTTCCTCAAAAGTCAGTTGTGTGTTGCAGGCAAGCTGCGCAGTGTCTGTGAGGTAGAGACTGAAGAGATCATCCTGGAGACTGACAAGTGTAGAACAACTGTGCCGGTCAGCGTCACCTCCTGTGCAGGCCACTGTGGAAGCACATCTATGTAAGCAAACACAAAATTTGTAAGCTGAAACGATAACGATTCATCATTTAATCCACATTGTTTGTGCCTTGAACTTATCTGgtcttttaaaaatgtacatgtattgtcaatgtgtgtgtgtgtgttcagatatTCTGCTGCAGCCAACTCCATGATGCACCAGTGTGAGTGTTGCCAAGAGGACGCTACCAGTCAGAGGCAGGTGGAGATGACCTGCGAGGATGGAACCAAGATCCAGCACACCTACACCGTGGTGGAATCATGCCGCTGCACCAAAGCTGAGTGTGTGCCAGGGACCACAGCACGACCACGCCGCAGGAGACGATGAGCACCGACATACTGAGCGCCGTGAATGACGACAATGAAAGACACGCCTTAAATCACAATCTTTGACTCAACTTTTTAGACTTTACTTTTTGTTCTGTCATTTTGGACAGGGTGTGATGTCTCTCTCAATTTTCTTTAAAATCatgattattaaaattatttcagCAACATGAAAACTGGTGTCATTATTACTTACTAGAGATAAAATAGGCATTGTCAATGAGAGGACAAAATAGGAACATCCTGTCCCATGTTGAGCGTCTTCACAGAACAAGACGGTCACCAGGTCTTTGGACATGGAGTCACGTTTGCCTTCGGCCACATGACATTCTACTGATAATACAGGCTTTGATGCAAGACTTGATTTGGACTTGGGCCTCTGCTTCACCTGTAACACCACAATATGGCAGCCTCTTTCAGTTCTTGTACAACAAAGAAACTGACAATTGCAATAGTCTcgattcatttccatttttcatgcTCTAATAACATAGATAGATGGGCCAACCTGCGCAGATCTTGTTTGGACTTTGTTATTGTTACAGCTTGTTGTAGCTGCCATTCATTTGAGAGATTTGTAGGTGTACCCTGGGCAACAAAGTTAAAATGCAGTTTAACCGAGGAGCatcattaaaatacaaatagaCAATATGAGGGCCAATGCTCCCTCAAGTTTTTCACatgtgagcaaacacacaaagtcaCTGAACAGTCCTTTGGTTTATTGACTGCTGTTTTTAGTGCCAAACACTTCCTGGAGCTTGATACCTACGAGGCCGGCACTAGTCTTCTGTAGGAGGCCTGTCAACCTTGGGTCGGAGATTTGGTCAGGCGGACCGAGGAACCTGTCTCCGGACCGTCTAGGTCTTTCAATAAACCATTGATATTGCAATATCTCTGGCTGAGTGGGCTGCTACTCCAACTGGCAGGGGTACTTCACTACTGCTGTGCACAATGTAGAGAAAATACCACAATCCAGCGAGAGTAACACATTAAGTAACGCGTTATCGGCATCACTGGTCATAATATATAATTTCTAttggctgagaaaaaaaaaaaatcccccagAGACAACTACTAAAACCTCATACATCGGTTTGATCACAAGTTAAGAAAACGTGCGCTAGAATTTctattattgcattattttgaGTACAAAGGTAAATACTCTTGTATTGTTTCCAGAAGGACAAGTTATTTACACAAATAAACTCATCAGCTTTAGTAAATTGTCGAaagtttgtttctgtgtgtgagagacacttTTATATCGACATCGGATGCCATATTTAAAGAGATGTTGACCACAAAAACCTGACAAACCAACCAgaacttgaaaacaaaacattatcaaAGAACCACGTTCCTATGTCTTGAACAGAAATGCAACATGTTGGTGACTACAGTCATCACGTGCACACACCTGCGGCAGTGCAAATGCAGCATTAACACACAAGATACACCAGGCATGAAACTTGGTCGTTGACAACCACTCCGCTTATGACGTCTGAAAGATTTCCAATGTTTGCCAATATGCAAGGGAAAAAAGTGCTTGATGGAAGTCTCACTTACTCCAGGAATAAGGGTGCAGAATACATAACTACCATGCAATTGTACAGCAAAACCGAATATCAAAATCAGAATAGACTACAGCAAAACTCTTATTTCAGAGTAACTGTTTTGACCACATGTATTTGAATCTAACAATCTCTCCGGAACAAAACCTCACATTCCAAAGATTCAATGTTACCTGGGTATGTTGCCACATActctgttttcatgtggccCAACACATTCTTGCTCCTATGCGTATTATATTGTTGTTGGGAAAGTGACCTTTTGAGTGCTATGCTAATGGCTTTGTTTGGCTTTCAATTGGGACACATGTTGCACCTTCTGCAATATATCCTGGTGCTGTGGGCAGCATATATTCATCAAAGACTTTCAACTTTCACTCAGTACACTACTATATGTCACTTTGTAAATAAAGTCCCTCAAACAGCCATGCGTCTCAGTCACGGTGACATcaacagcaacagtcagggcGAGAGCCAGAAAAGGGGTGACAGACAGTTTATCCAGTGACTTACAATGTAAACTAATGATGACTGCTTCTGACTGTGCACCAACGCTGCCTCCCACCCTGAAACACGACACACAAAGGAAAAGGTTTTTAATCCATTTGGAACGCCTACATTTCCCAAGGCTGTGTACTCCACAATGAATGATagataataaaaaagtaaaactacTCAAGCACAATTCGTATGATCTGCCTACGGCATGAGTGAAGCATATGTGCCACATATGGTTCCATTTATGCCAAATAACATCTCAAATAAAGTAACAATGAAAACCTTTGATCGTCAAGTGTATGAACCCCAACCACTATTTTTGGATAACTTTTTTTGAACGCCAAAACGAACATCCAATAGACATGCTTAGATATTAGCAAGTCTGTGAGTTGGTTCCGGAAATAAAGCACTTAAATactaaaataagtaaatatgtaTTTGGTCCATTGTAAAACATGAAGCTGGAGTTCACTGCGCTGTGATCACCACACTGACGTCACACACATGGATCTGGCTGGTCTAGCCTTGATTTAACCAGAATTAAACAGATGCACTGATTTGAGGCCTTGAGTCCAATGATGAACACACTGTAAACACTGCACTCAGTCTTGTAGGTCACTGGTAGAGTGAGATAGTCAAACATGGTTTGCCGGTCATTTCTAAAAGACGCTGCATTTGTGACCGTCACAAATTATACCGCAGTCTACAATTTATTCAGGTAACATTTCATTAGAAATGTGACACTttttgagtgagaatgtgttgagtgATGATGATGCTTGTATTTTCTGATGTACTTCCTGTTCCTCAGGTCCACATCAGTAAAGTCcacattttccttcattttaaaCAACTGAATTCTGTGCACCTCTGACAGGGGGAAGCCAGGAGGGCACATCTCAGTTTGGATGTCACACGGTCATATTTTCAATCCTTACCTTGTGTTACCATGTTTATTCGTCCTGTTGACAAAGGGATGCCAAACGGTTTCAGCGTTCAACACTTCTGTGTACGTTTTCAATGTCAAGGAAAGTTTGTGGAGACCAAGAATGCTATGACTCAGTGAGATGTATTACAAGTGGGAGGCACTGGACCGGATGCTGTGTTTTTCTAGCTACATTTGAGATGACCAGCAAGTTCATCATTCATCTTCAGTGATATTTGTTCAGTCATGTTTCTGTTGTACTGTCACAAACCCAGAGAACGCAGTATGTGTTGCTGGTTTGGGAAGAGCCATTGTGACGCCCTCGTTCCAAAAAACAACAGTAGGTGGTATCCCTACTTTCCTTGGTAACGGGTGACGGAAAATGTGACCCAGTTGAAAGCAGCAAAATCTTGTTACTTGTTGGGTGTGAGAACGTCTATGAGACTTCAAGATGTTGACTTCATTTTTGACATCAGGACTGTCtgatgcacatgtatgacaCTTGATCCTGTGCTCAGCGAGGTGGAAAGTCAAGGGTCGGAACTGTCgccatgtgttttgtttcacatgaagaaataaatgatcaaagcaaaaataaatagattttaacagcaaaaatataatCAGCATTATCTTTAGTTTGCCAAAAAATGTCCTGCATAGTCTTTCGGCatagcaagtcagcctcctccaactGAAGGCATCTTGTGCATCCACCCTTGTCACACGTATCCTCCACCTTTTTATCAGTTTTATCCATGGCCCTGAACAATTGTCTTCCATGTTATCTTTCAGCCACAAAttccatttctaacattctttGCCCAACATCATCCCTGTCACTCAAGTCCATTTGGAGTCTAACCGAGTCTCCAAACTTAAACATTACGTCAACAAGTCCCCCCAATATGCCTGTCACTGATGTTCTTCCGAGTCACTCCCAGAAAAATAAACCTGAGCATTCTCAACTCTGACTCTGCAaattagacttttttttctaaaccatACATCGTAGCATGTCTCACATTTGTCCTTCAAAGCTTCCTGTTTCACTCCAGGTGCAACACTTCAGTCGCTGATCAATCAGGATCGTCGTCTTCACTCATTCCAACCTGGCTGCTCTCTCAACTTCCTGTGCACACATACATTGCTCTGACTGACCGATCTGAAATACttgaacaaaatgttttcacgGCTTCTTCCCTCCTTCATCGATCCTCATGCCTCTGTTGCACATCCtttgctgctctctctctctcaacctGGGTATCCCAAACAGATCCTTTTGTCCCACCTTGACAGTCTTTCATAGAACTCAGTATGAGCCTCTGTCTTGGTCTGAGTACATCTGTTTCCCTTCTCATCCTTCTGCTCCCAAGTCACCCGGGGAGTTATTCTTACAACATGAACATAAGTTAAAATCTGATGGTCATTCAAATCCGATCAGTGTAATTATAATGGCATTCTCAGGAACAAATGTTTGACCGGATCTCCCTTGCTCAACATGCCacatatttgatgtgtaaatgttACTGGCGCAACGTGTTGATGCTGTGCAAGTGACGAGGGAAGCTGACTCCAGGAGCTGCCTTGTACACACAAATGCCGACACTCAGTTCATGTCATCTGGCTATAAAAGCTGGATCCTCCAGGTGAAGAGCGTCAGAGCAGGCCAGTCCAAGTTCCAACATGGGGACGACAGGACTACAATCAACGCTGTGGCTCCTCTACCTTACGCTGCTGGTCAGCGTGCTCGCTCAAACTGGTGGGTACGATGCCGCAtgacatttcacacacacagagctgtgaACTGTGATGGTTTTAGCCAAGAGGGGAtcagaaaaaacaatgaaatacagCAGTTAAGTGTTCTTTTTAACATCAAGTGTGACAAGTTGATTTCACGTGGTTGGTATAAGGTTTTCTGCGTGTCTAATGTtcatcattttctgctttgCCACAGTAACTGTCATTCCTAGAGCAAACACACTGAGCCTATCTGCAGGTAACTGTCTGGTATCCCCAAATGTTAACCTCAATCCCTGACTGGCTAAAATGCTGAGTTTTGATTTTCCGATCTGACAGCAGCAAACTCATCCCATCTGGGCCGAGTCTGCACGACCTGGGGACAGAACCACTGGAAGA
It contains:
- the LOC128754228 gene encoding intestinal mucin-like protein, which encodes MCCGKCVQKSCVVTAPDNSTLFIRVNETYVSPDDPCVKYTCDKIGDTLMTTEIVKSCPPFNPDDCEPGTETTDADGCCKSCKLRSVCEVETEEIILETDKCRTTVPVSVTSCAGHCGSTSIYSAAANSMMHQCECCQEDATSQRQVEMTCEDGTKIQHTYTVVESCRCTKAECVPGTTARPRRRRR